The uncultured Cohaesibacter sp. genome window below encodes:
- the moaA gene encoding GTP 3',8-cyclase MoaA gives MAFCDTYGRKIEYVRLSITDKCNMRCTYCMPERHNSFISTSKYLSFAEIVRVIAAFADLGVSRVRLTGGEPLVRKGVDQLAHSLTDIPGIDDLSMSTNAVLLEDRAEAIFKAGVKRLNVSLDTLNPDRYRALTRGGDLNVILRGLRKARDLGFSPIKINMLVMKDVNDDEVLDLTAYCLEMGFALRFIETMPIGSSGQDACKSFLSLSHVRETLSQQFDLTPSVMSGGGPAQYFRIDDTNMHVGFITPLSQHFCETCNRVRLSADGTLHLCLGNSVNFELRDHLRSGISDSDLKALLIEAMALKPKQHDFQHDTARIQRSMSVTGG, from the coding sequence TGCCTGAACGACACAATTCGTTCATTTCCACCAGCAAATACTTGTCCTTCGCTGAAATCGTGCGCGTTATTGCCGCATTTGCGGATCTGGGTGTCAGTCGTGTGCGTCTAACCGGGGGTGAGCCCCTGGTGCGCAAGGGGGTTGATCAGTTGGCGCACTCGCTCACTGACATTCCCGGTATCGACGATCTTTCCATGAGTACCAATGCTGTGCTGCTTGAGGACCGTGCCGAAGCGATTTTCAAAGCGGGCGTCAAGCGCCTCAATGTCAGTCTTGATACTCTCAATCCGGATCGCTATCGCGCCCTCACCCGAGGGGGGGATTTGAATGTGATCTTGAGAGGCCTCAGAAAGGCCAGGGATCTCGGTTTCTCCCCCATCAAAATCAACATGCTGGTCATGAAAGATGTAAATGACGACGAAGTTCTGGATCTGACGGCCTATTGTCTGGAAATGGGCTTTGCTCTTCGTTTCATCGAAACGATGCCAATCGGATCAAGTGGTCAGGATGCCTGCAAGAGTTTCCTTAGCTTGAGTCACGTCCGCGAGACCCTATCCCAACAGTTCGACCTGACGCCAAGCGTCATGTCCGGCGGTGGCCCGGCCCAGTATTTCCGTATCGACGACACCAACATGCATGTTGGTTTCATCACTCCCCTGTCCCAGCATTTCTGTGAGACATGCAACCGCGTTCGGCTTTCTGCCGACGGGACGCTGCACCTTTGTCTCGGAAACAGTGTCAATTTCGAGCTGAGGGATCACCTCAGATCAGGCATCAGTGACAGTGACCTCAAGGCCCTTCTGATCGAGGCGATGGCACTCAAGCCAAAGCAGCACGACTTCCAACATGACACAGCGCGCATCCAGCGCAGCATGTCAGTCACTGGCGGCTAG